A region of Takifugu rubripes chromosome 6, fTakRub1.2, whole genome shotgun sequence DNA encodes the following proteins:
- the ntrk2b gene encoding neurotrophic tyrosine kinase, receptor, type 2b isoform X4, whose protein sequence is MDSGAGGYGMARLGLFVVLAGLWRFADACPASCTCSISRIVCVDPAPGIEDFPVLTLDDMENITEIFISNQNRLFDITDSSLRHYINLRNLTVMKTRLTSISPDAFYNNTRLQYVNLRNNNLSTLSWRTFQNFNSSYPLLLSGNPLVCICENLWIKLRLLEEPDGQDLTCTDDRGVSQAFITLTPPDCVVPKVVVSPNMVTEMQGSDVKAVCQATGSPPPEIQWNLEMIVTHKEIEPLEVGIGLTLSDLSPDDNGRVIVCSAENMVGQNEATLQLDIHFAPSVQQLLEPERDHHWCIPFSVKGNPKPDLQWYHENLPLQEQDYIRTRIHESTESEYHGCLQLVNPTHIHNGVYRLVAKNQYGQDEKTVSAQFIEPPNFNHTEDPFYDYTTDPPLPPLDDSVAVYVVVGIAGIALTGCVLMVIILKYGRNSKFGIKGSSSVISNDDDSASPLHHVSNGNNTPSSSEMGPDAVIIGMTKIPVIENPQYFRNSISMLKSDTFVQHIKRHNIVLKRELGEGAFGKVFLAECYNLTPDQEKLHVAVKTLKEANESSRADFYREAELLTNLQHEHIVTFYGVCVESDPLIMVFEYMKHGDLNKFLRSHGPDALLIVDGQHSIPVELTQSQMLHIAQQIAAGMVYLASQHFVHRDLATRNCLVGENLLVKIGDFGMSRDVYSTDYYRISLQVGGHTMLPIRWMPPESIMYRRFTTESDVWSLGVVLWEIFTYGKQPWYQLSNNEVIECITQGRVLQRPRTCPKEVYDLMLGCWHREPYMRLNIKEIYGMLQSLAKASPVYLDILG, encoded by the exons ATGGACTCCGGCGCGGGAGGATATGGCATGGCTCGTCTCGGATTGTTTGTGGTCCTGGCGGGGCTGTGGAGGTTCGCAGATGCCTGCCCCGCATCCTGCACTTGCAGCATCTCAAGGATTGTTTGTGTTGATCCTGCACCAGGGATCGAGGATTTCCCCGTCCTCACGTTAGACGACATGGAAAACATCACCGAGAT atTCATTTCCAATCAAAACAGACTCTTTGACATTACTGACAGCAGCTTGAGGCACTACATAAACCTCAGAAACCT AACAGTGATGAAGACTAGGCTGACGTCCATATCGCCGGATGCTTTCTATAATAACACAAGACTTCAATATGT AAATTTACGAAACAATAACCTGTCAACACTGTCATGGAGAACGTTTCAGAACTTCAACTCATCATACCC GCTCCTCCTGTCTGGAAACCCTCTGGTCTGCATCTGTGAGAACTTGTGGATCAAGCTGAGGCTCCTGGAAGAACCCGACGGTCAAGATCTGACGTGCACGGATGACAGAGGGGTGTCCCAGGCCTTCATCACCCTCACCCCACCTGACTGTG TGGTTCCCAAAGTGGTGGTGTCCCCAAACATGGTGACTGAGATGCAGGGGAGCGACGTTAAAGCTGTGTGCCAGGCAACGGGATCCCCTCCTCCGGAGATCCAGTGGAATCTTGAAATGATCGTTACCCACAAGGAG ATTGAACCTTTAGAAGTGGGGATCGGCCTCACCCTGTCGGACCTCTCTCCTGACGATAATGGCAGGGTGATCGTATGCAGCGCCGAGAACATGGTGGGCCAGAACGAGGCCACCCTCCAGCTGGATATTCACT TTGCCCCCagtgtccagcagctgctggagccagaGCGGGACCACCACTGGTGCATCCCCTTCAGCGTGAAGGGGAACCCCAAACCTGATCTGCAGTGGTACCACGAGAACCTTCCCCTCCAGGAGCAGGACTACATCCGCACCAGGATCCACGAGTCCACCGAGAGCGAGTACCACGGCTGCCTGCAGCTGGTCAACCCCACCCACATCCACAATGGCGTCTACAGGCTGGTGGCGAAGAACCAGTACGGCCAGGATGAGAAGACGGTGTCGGCCCAGTTCATCGAGCCGCCTAACTTCAACCACACAG AAGATCCTTTCTACGACT ACACCACGG ATCCGCCACTCCCTCCTCTGGATGACAGCGTTGCA GTGTACGTAGTTGTGGGAATCGCAGGCATCGCCCTGACTGGCTGCGTTCTCATGGTCATCATTCTGAAATATGGAAGAAATTCCAAGTTTGGAATTAAAG GCTCCTCCTCAGTCATCAGCAACGACGACGACTCTGCCAGCCCCCTTCATCACGTCTCCAATGGCAACAACACCCCGTCGTCCTCGGAGATGGGTCCAGACGCAGTGATCATTGGGATGACAAAGATTCCCGTCATCGAGAACCCGCAGTACTTCCGTAACTCCATCAGCATGCTGAAATCGGACACGT TCGTGCAGCACATCAAGAGACACAACATCGTGCTGAAGCGGGAGCTGGGAGAAGGAGCCTTTGGGAAGGTGTTTCTGGCCGAGTGCTACAACCTGACCCCAGACCAGGAGAAGCTCCACGTGGCGGTCAAG ACCCTGAAAGAAGCCAACGAGAGCAGCCGTGCGGACTTCTACAGGGAGGCCGAGCTCCTCACCAACCTGCAGCACGAGCACATCGTCACCTTCTACGGCGTGTGCGTGGAGAGCGACCCGCTCATCATGGTGTTTGAGTATATGAAACACGGAGACCTGAACAAGTTCCTCAG GTCCCACGGTCCCGACGCGCTGCTCATCGTGGACGGCCAACACAGCATCCCGGTGGAGCTGACCCAGTCCCAGATGCTACACATCGCCCAGCAGATCGCCGCCGGCATGGTCTATCTGGCCTCCCAGCACTTTGTCCACAGAGACCTGGCGACCAGGAACTGCCTGGTCGGGGAAAACCTACTTGTCAAGATCGGAGATTTCGGCATGTCCCGGGATGTCTACAGCACAGACTACTACAGA atttctttgCAGGTTGGTGGTCATACGATGCTGCCCATCCGCTGGATGCCCCCAGAGAGCATCATGTACCGGCGGTTCACCACAGAGAGCGACGTGTGGAGCCTCGGCGTGGTGCTGTGGGAGATCTTCACCTACGGGAAGCAGCCCTGGTACCAGCTCTCCAACAACGAG GTGATCGAGTGCATCACGCAGGGCCGCGTGCTGCAGCGACCCCGTACCTGCCCTAAAGAGGTCTACGACCTGATGCTGGGCTGCTGGCACCGGGAGCCTTACATGAGGCTGAACATCAAGGAGATCTACGGCATGCTCCAGAGCCTCGCCAAGGCCTCGCCCGTGTACCTGGACATACTGGGCTGA
- the ntrk2b gene encoding neurotrophic tyrosine kinase, receptor, type 2b isoform X2, whose protein sequence is MDSGAGGYGMARLGLFVVLAGLWRFADACPASCTCSISRIVCVDPAPGIEDFPVLTLDDMENITEIFISNQNRLFDITDSSLRHYINLRNLTVMKTRLTSISPDAFYNNTRLQYVNLRNNNLSTLSWRTFQNFNSSYPLLLSGNPLVCICENLWIKLRLLEEPDGQDLTCTDDRGVSQAFITLTPPDCVVPKVVVSPNMVTEMQGSDVKAVCQATGSPPPEIQWNLEMIVTHKEIEPLEVGIGLTLSDLSPDDNGRVIVCSAENMVGQNEATLQLDIHFAPSVQQLLEPERDHHWCIPFSVKGNPKPDLQWYHENLPLQEQDYIRTRIHESTESEYHGCLQLVNPTHIHNGVYRLVAKNQYGQDEKTVSAQFIEPPNFNHTAEDPFYDYTTDPPLPPLDDSVAVYVVVGIAGIALTGCVLMVIILKYGRNSKFGIKGSSSVISNDDDSASPLHHVSNGNNTPSSSEMGPDAVIIGMTKIPVIENPQYFRNSISMLKSDTFVQHIKRHNIVLKRELGEGAFGKVFLAECYNLTPDQEKLHVAVKTLKEANESSRADFYREAELLTNLQHEHIVTFYGVCVESDPLIMVFEYMKHGDLNKFLRSHGPDALLIVDGQHSIPVELTQSQMLHIAQQIAAGMVYLASQHFVHRDLATRNCLVGENLLVKIGDFGMSRDVYSTDYYRISLQVGGHTMLPIRWMPPESIMYRRFTTESDVWSLGVVLWEIFTYGKQPWYQLSNNEVIECITQGRVLQRPRTCPKEVYDLMLGCWHREPYMRLNIKEIYGMLQSLAKASPVYLDILG, encoded by the exons ATGGACTCCGGCGCGGGAGGATATGGCATGGCTCGTCTCGGATTGTTTGTGGTCCTGGCGGGGCTGTGGAGGTTCGCAGATGCCTGCCCCGCATCCTGCACTTGCAGCATCTCAAGGATTGTTTGTGTTGATCCTGCACCAGGGATCGAGGATTTCCCCGTCCTCACGTTAGACGACATGGAAAACATCACCGAGAT atTCATTTCCAATCAAAACAGACTCTTTGACATTACTGACAGCAGCTTGAGGCACTACATAAACCTCAGAAACCT AACAGTGATGAAGACTAGGCTGACGTCCATATCGCCGGATGCTTTCTATAATAACACAAGACTTCAATATGT AAATTTACGAAACAATAACCTGTCAACACTGTCATGGAGAACGTTTCAGAACTTCAACTCATCATACCC GCTCCTCCTGTCTGGAAACCCTCTGGTCTGCATCTGTGAGAACTTGTGGATCAAGCTGAGGCTCCTGGAAGAACCCGACGGTCAAGATCTGACGTGCACGGATGACAGAGGGGTGTCCCAGGCCTTCATCACCCTCACCCCACCTGACTGTG TGGTTCCCAAAGTGGTGGTGTCCCCAAACATGGTGACTGAGATGCAGGGGAGCGACGTTAAAGCTGTGTGCCAGGCAACGGGATCCCCTCCTCCGGAGATCCAGTGGAATCTTGAAATGATCGTTACCCACAAGGAG ATTGAACCTTTAGAAGTGGGGATCGGCCTCACCCTGTCGGACCTCTCTCCTGACGATAATGGCAGGGTGATCGTATGCAGCGCCGAGAACATGGTGGGCCAGAACGAGGCCACCCTCCAGCTGGATATTCACT TTGCCCCCagtgtccagcagctgctggagccagaGCGGGACCACCACTGGTGCATCCCCTTCAGCGTGAAGGGGAACCCCAAACCTGATCTGCAGTGGTACCACGAGAACCTTCCCCTCCAGGAGCAGGACTACATCCGCACCAGGATCCACGAGTCCACCGAGAGCGAGTACCACGGCTGCCTGCAGCTGGTCAACCCCACCCACATCCACAATGGCGTCTACAGGCTGGTGGCGAAGAACCAGTACGGCCAGGATGAGAAGACGGTGTCGGCCCAGTTCATCGAGCCGCCTAACTTCAACCACACAG caGAAGATCCTTTCTACGACT ACACCACGG ATCCGCCACTCCCTCCTCTGGATGACAGCGTTGCA GTGTACGTAGTTGTGGGAATCGCAGGCATCGCCCTGACTGGCTGCGTTCTCATGGTCATCATTCTGAAATATGGAAGAAATTCCAAGTTTGGAATTAAAG GCTCCTCCTCAGTCATCAGCAACGACGACGACTCTGCCAGCCCCCTTCATCACGTCTCCAATGGCAACAACACCCCGTCGTCCTCGGAGATGGGTCCAGACGCAGTGATCATTGGGATGACAAAGATTCCCGTCATCGAGAACCCGCAGTACTTCCGTAACTCCATCAGCATGCTGAAATCGGACACGT TCGTGCAGCACATCAAGAGACACAACATCGTGCTGAAGCGGGAGCTGGGAGAAGGAGCCTTTGGGAAGGTGTTTCTGGCCGAGTGCTACAACCTGACCCCAGACCAGGAGAAGCTCCACGTGGCGGTCAAG ACCCTGAAAGAAGCCAACGAGAGCAGCCGTGCGGACTTCTACAGGGAGGCCGAGCTCCTCACCAACCTGCAGCACGAGCACATCGTCACCTTCTACGGCGTGTGCGTGGAGAGCGACCCGCTCATCATGGTGTTTGAGTATATGAAACACGGAGACCTGAACAAGTTCCTCAG GTCCCACGGTCCCGACGCGCTGCTCATCGTGGACGGCCAACACAGCATCCCGGTGGAGCTGACCCAGTCCCAGATGCTACACATCGCCCAGCAGATCGCCGCCGGCATGGTCTATCTGGCCTCCCAGCACTTTGTCCACAGAGACCTGGCGACCAGGAACTGCCTGGTCGGGGAAAACCTACTTGTCAAGATCGGAGATTTCGGCATGTCCCGGGATGTCTACAGCACAGACTACTACAGA atttctttgCAGGTTGGTGGTCATACGATGCTGCCCATCCGCTGGATGCCCCCAGAGAGCATCATGTACCGGCGGTTCACCACAGAGAGCGACGTGTGGAGCCTCGGCGTGGTGCTGTGGGAGATCTTCACCTACGGGAAGCAGCCCTGGTACCAGCTCTCCAACAACGAG GTGATCGAGTGCATCACGCAGGGCCGCGTGCTGCAGCGACCCCGTACCTGCCCTAAAGAGGTCTACGACCTGATGCTGGGCTGCTGGCACCGGGAGCCTTACATGAGGCTGAACATCAAGGAGATCTACGGCATGCTCCAGAGCCTCGCCAAGGCCTCGCCCGTGTACCTGGACATACTGGGCTGA
- the ntrk2b gene encoding neurotrophic tyrosine kinase, receptor, type 2b isoform X1 produces the protein MDSGAGGYGMARLGLFVVLAGLWRFADACPASCTCSISRIVCVDPAPGIEDFPVLTLDDMENITEIFISNQNRLFDITDSSLRHYINLRNLTVMKTRLTSISPDAFYNNTRLQYVNLRNNNLSTLSWRTFQNFNSSYPLLLSGNPLVCICENLWIKLRLLEEPDGQDLTCTDDRGVSQAFITLTPPDCVVPKVVVSPNMVTEMQGSDVKAVCQATGSPPPEIQWNLEMIVTHKEIEPLEVGIGLTLSDLSPDDNGRVIVCSAENMVGQNEATLQLDIHFAPSVQQLLEPERDHHWCIPFSVKGNPKPDLQWYHENLPLQEQDYIRTRIHESTESEYHGCLQLVNPTHIHNGVYRLVAKNQYGQDEKTVSAQFIEPPNFNHTAEDPFYDSDTTDPPLPPLDDSVAVYVVVGIAGIALTGCVLMVIILKYGRNSKFGIKGSSSVISNDDDSASPLHHVSNGNNTPSSSEMGPDAVIIGMTKIPVIENPQYFRNSISMLKSDTFVQHIKRHNIVLKRELGEGAFGKVFLAECYNLTPDQEKLHVAVKTLKEANESSRADFYREAELLTNLQHEHIVTFYGVCVESDPLIMVFEYMKHGDLNKFLRSHGPDALLIVDGQHSIPVELTQSQMLHIAQQIAAGMVYLASQHFVHRDLATRNCLVGENLLVKIGDFGMSRDVYSTDYYRISLQVGGHTMLPIRWMPPESIMYRRFTTESDVWSLGVVLWEIFTYGKQPWYQLSNNEVIECITQGRVLQRPRTCPKEVYDLMLGCWHREPYMRLNIKEIYGMLQSLAKASPVYLDILG, from the exons ATGGACTCCGGCGCGGGAGGATATGGCATGGCTCGTCTCGGATTGTTTGTGGTCCTGGCGGGGCTGTGGAGGTTCGCAGATGCCTGCCCCGCATCCTGCACTTGCAGCATCTCAAGGATTGTTTGTGTTGATCCTGCACCAGGGATCGAGGATTTCCCCGTCCTCACGTTAGACGACATGGAAAACATCACCGAGAT atTCATTTCCAATCAAAACAGACTCTTTGACATTACTGACAGCAGCTTGAGGCACTACATAAACCTCAGAAACCT AACAGTGATGAAGACTAGGCTGACGTCCATATCGCCGGATGCTTTCTATAATAACACAAGACTTCAATATGT AAATTTACGAAACAATAACCTGTCAACACTGTCATGGAGAACGTTTCAGAACTTCAACTCATCATACCC GCTCCTCCTGTCTGGAAACCCTCTGGTCTGCATCTGTGAGAACTTGTGGATCAAGCTGAGGCTCCTGGAAGAACCCGACGGTCAAGATCTGACGTGCACGGATGACAGAGGGGTGTCCCAGGCCTTCATCACCCTCACCCCACCTGACTGTG TGGTTCCCAAAGTGGTGGTGTCCCCAAACATGGTGACTGAGATGCAGGGGAGCGACGTTAAAGCTGTGTGCCAGGCAACGGGATCCCCTCCTCCGGAGATCCAGTGGAATCTTGAAATGATCGTTACCCACAAGGAG ATTGAACCTTTAGAAGTGGGGATCGGCCTCACCCTGTCGGACCTCTCTCCTGACGATAATGGCAGGGTGATCGTATGCAGCGCCGAGAACATGGTGGGCCAGAACGAGGCCACCCTCCAGCTGGATATTCACT TTGCCCCCagtgtccagcagctgctggagccagaGCGGGACCACCACTGGTGCATCCCCTTCAGCGTGAAGGGGAACCCCAAACCTGATCTGCAGTGGTACCACGAGAACCTTCCCCTCCAGGAGCAGGACTACATCCGCACCAGGATCCACGAGTCCACCGAGAGCGAGTACCACGGCTGCCTGCAGCTGGTCAACCCCACCCACATCCACAATGGCGTCTACAGGCTGGTGGCGAAGAACCAGTACGGCCAGGATGAGAAGACGGTGTCGGCCCAGTTCATCGAGCCGCCTAACTTCAACCACACAG caGAAGATCCTTTCTACGACT CAGACACCACGG ATCCGCCACTCCCTCCTCTGGATGACAGCGTTGCA GTGTACGTAGTTGTGGGAATCGCAGGCATCGCCCTGACTGGCTGCGTTCTCATGGTCATCATTCTGAAATATGGAAGAAATTCCAAGTTTGGAATTAAAG GCTCCTCCTCAGTCATCAGCAACGACGACGACTCTGCCAGCCCCCTTCATCACGTCTCCAATGGCAACAACACCCCGTCGTCCTCGGAGATGGGTCCAGACGCAGTGATCATTGGGATGACAAAGATTCCCGTCATCGAGAACCCGCAGTACTTCCGTAACTCCATCAGCATGCTGAAATCGGACACGT TCGTGCAGCACATCAAGAGACACAACATCGTGCTGAAGCGGGAGCTGGGAGAAGGAGCCTTTGGGAAGGTGTTTCTGGCCGAGTGCTACAACCTGACCCCAGACCAGGAGAAGCTCCACGTGGCGGTCAAG ACCCTGAAAGAAGCCAACGAGAGCAGCCGTGCGGACTTCTACAGGGAGGCCGAGCTCCTCACCAACCTGCAGCACGAGCACATCGTCACCTTCTACGGCGTGTGCGTGGAGAGCGACCCGCTCATCATGGTGTTTGAGTATATGAAACACGGAGACCTGAACAAGTTCCTCAG GTCCCACGGTCCCGACGCGCTGCTCATCGTGGACGGCCAACACAGCATCCCGGTGGAGCTGACCCAGTCCCAGATGCTACACATCGCCCAGCAGATCGCCGCCGGCATGGTCTATCTGGCCTCCCAGCACTTTGTCCACAGAGACCTGGCGACCAGGAACTGCCTGGTCGGGGAAAACCTACTTGTCAAGATCGGAGATTTCGGCATGTCCCGGGATGTCTACAGCACAGACTACTACAGA atttctttgCAGGTTGGTGGTCATACGATGCTGCCCATCCGCTGGATGCCCCCAGAGAGCATCATGTACCGGCGGTTCACCACAGAGAGCGACGTGTGGAGCCTCGGCGTGGTGCTGTGGGAGATCTTCACCTACGGGAAGCAGCCCTGGTACCAGCTCTCCAACAACGAG GTGATCGAGTGCATCACGCAGGGCCGCGTGCTGCAGCGACCCCGTACCTGCCCTAAAGAGGTCTACGACCTGATGCTGGGCTGCTGGCACCGGGAGCCTTACATGAGGCTGAACATCAAGGAGATCTACGGCATGCTCCAGAGCCTCGCCAAGGCCTCGCCCGTGTACCTGGACATACTGGGCTGA
- the ntrk2b gene encoding neurotrophic tyrosine kinase, receptor, type 2b isoform X5, with product MDSGAGGYGMARLGLFVVLAGLWRFADACPASCTCSISRIVCVDPAPGIEDFPVLTLDDMENITEIFISNQNRLFDITDSSLRHYINLRNLTVMKTRLTSISPDAFYNNTRLQYVNLRNNNLSTLSWRTFQNFNSSYPLLLSGNPLVCICENLWIKLRLLEEPDGQDLTCTDDRGVSQAFITLTPPDCVVPKVVVSPNMVTEMQGSDVKAVCQATGSPPPEIQWNLEMIVTHKEIEPLEVGIGLTLSDLSPDDNGRVIVCSAENMVGQNEATLQLDIHFAPSVQQLLEPERDHHWCIPFSVKGNPKPDLQWYHENLPLQEQDYIRTRIHESTESEYHGCLQLVNPTHIHNGVYRLVAKNQYGQDEKTVSAQFIEPPNFNHTAEDPFYDSDTTDPPLPPLDDSVAVYVVVGIAGIALTGCVLMVIILKYGRNSKFGIKGSSSVISNDDDSASPLHHVSNGNNTPSSSEMGPDAVIIGMTKIPVIENPQYFRNSISMLKSDTFVQHIKRHNIVLKRELGEGAFGKVFLAECYNLTPDQEKLHVAVKTLKEANESSRADFYREAELLTNLQHEHIVTFYGVCVESDPLIMVFEYMKHGDLNKFLRSHGPDALLIVDGQHSIPVELTQSQMLHIAQQIAAGMVYLASQHFVHRDLATRNCLVGENLLVKIGDFGMSRDVYSTDYYRVGGHTMLPIRWMPPESIMYRRFTTESDVWSLGVVLWEIFTYGKQPWYQLSNNEVIECITQGRVLQRPRTCPKEVYDLMLGCWHREPYMRLNIKEIYGMLQSLAKASPVYLDILG from the exons ATGGACTCCGGCGCGGGAGGATATGGCATGGCTCGTCTCGGATTGTTTGTGGTCCTGGCGGGGCTGTGGAGGTTCGCAGATGCCTGCCCCGCATCCTGCACTTGCAGCATCTCAAGGATTGTTTGTGTTGATCCTGCACCAGGGATCGAGGATTTCCCCGTCCTCACGTTAGACGACATGGAAAACATCACCGAGAT atTCATTTCCAATCAAAACAGACTCTTTGACATTACTGACAGCAGCTTGAGGCACTACATAAACCTCAGAAACCT AACAGTGATGAAGACTAGGCTGACGTCCATATCGCCGGATGCTTTCTATAATAACACAAGACTTCAATATGT AAATTTACGAAACAATAACCTGTCAACACTGTCATGGAGAACGTTTCAGAACTTCAACTCATCATACCC GCTCCTCCTGTCTGGAAACCCTCTGGTCTGCATCTGTGAGAACTTGTGGATCAAGCTGAGGCTCCTGGAAGAACCCGACGGTCAAGATCTGACGTGCACGGATGACAGAGGGGTGTCCCAGGCCTTCATCACCCTCACCCCACCTGACTGTG TGGTTCCCAAAGTGGTGGTGTCCCCAAACATGGTGACTGAGATGCAGGGGAGCGACGTTAAAGCTGTGTGCCAGGCAACGGGATCCCCTCCTCCGGAGATCCAGTGGAATCTTGAAATGATCGTTACCCACAAGGAG ATTGAACCTTTAGAAGTGGGGATCGGCCTCACCCTGTCGGACCTCTCTCCTGACGATAATGGCAGGGTGATCGTATGCAGCGCCGAGAACATGGTGGGCCAGAACGAGGCCACCCTCCAGCTGGATATTCACT TTGCCCCCagtgtccagcagctgctggagccagaGCGGGACCACCACTGGTGCATCCCCTTCAGCGTGAAGGGGAACCCCAAACCTGATCTGCAGTGGTACCACGAGAACCTTCCCCTCCAGGAGCAGGACTACATCCGCACCAGGATCCACGAGTCCACCGAGAGCGAGTACCACGGCTGCCTGCAGCTGGTCAACCCCACCCACATCCACAATGGCGTCTACAGGCTGGTGGCGAAGAACCAGTACGGCCAGGATGAGAAGACGGTGTCGGCCCAGTTCATCGAGCCGCCTAACTTCAACCACACAG caGAAGATCCTTTCTACGACT CAGACACCACGG ATCCGCCACTCCCTCCTCTGGATGACAGCGTTGCA GTGTACGTAGTTGTGGGAATCGCAGGCATCGCCCTGACTGGCTGCGTTCTCATGGTCATCATTCTGAAATATGGAAGAAATTCCAAGTTTGGAATTAAAG GCTCCTCCTCAGTCATCAGCAACGACGACGACTCTGCCAGCCCCCTTCATCACGTCTCCAATGGCAACAACACCCCGTCGTCCTCGGAGATGGGTCCAGACGCAGTGATCATTGGGATGACAAAGATTCCCGTCATCGAGAACCCGCAGTACTTCCGTAACTCCATCAGCATGCTGAAATCGGACACGT TCGTGCAGCACATCAAGAGACACAACATCGTGCTGAAGCGGGAGCTGGGAGAAGGAGCCTTTGGGAAGGTGTTTCTGGCCGAGTGCTACAACCTGACCCCAGACCAGGAGAAGCTCCACGTGGCGGTCAAG ACCCTGAAAGAAGCCAACGAGAGCAGCCGTGCGGACTTCTACAGGGAGGCCGAGCTCCTCACCAACCTGCAGCACGAGCACATCGTCACCTTCTACGGCGTGTGCGTGGAGAGCGACCCGCTCATCATGGTGTTTGAGTATATGAAACACGGAGACCTGAACAAGTTCCTCAG GTCCCACGGTCCCGACGCGCTGCTCATCGTGGACGGCCAACACAGCATCCCGGTGGAGCTGACCCAGTCCCAGATGCTACACATCGCCCAGCAGATCGCCGCCGGCATGGTCTATCTGGCCTCCCAGCACTTTGTCCACAGAGACCTGGCGACCAGGAACTGCCTGGTCGGGGAAAACCTACTTGTCAAGATCGGAGATTTCGGCATGTCCCGGGATGTCTACAGCACAGACTACTACAGA GTTGGTGGTCATACGATGCTGCCCATCCGCTGGATGCCCCCAGAGAGCATCATGTACCGGCGGTTCACCACAGAGAGCGACGTGTGGAGCCTCGGCGTGGTGCTGTGGGAGATCTTCACCTACGGGAAGCAGCCCTGGTACCAGCTCTCCAACAACGAG GTGATCGAGTGCATCACGCAGGGCCGCGTGCTGCAGCGACCCCGTACCTGCCCTAAAGAGGTCTACGACCTGATGCTGGGCTGCTGGCACCGGGAGCCTTACATGAGGCTGAACATCAAGGAGATCTACGGCATGCTCCAGAGCCTCGCCAAGGCCTCGCCCGTGTACCTGGACATACTGGGCTGA